A single window of Dermacentor albipictus isolate Rhodes 1998 colony chromosome 1, USDA_Dalb.pri_finalv2, whole genome shotgun sequence DNA harbors:
- the aqz gene encoding proline-rich nuclear receptor coactivator 2 A, which produces MATRVGQAVGPVAFGPLPRRRDQPAGSGARLVLRNNVVPPKKTLKAASPPTTKNSGRFPLFSKSASSSPPLGHYAGPKFSEPPSPAALPRPPVHWMSCGALQAASPEVCLEMTNQLKTLLKVNA; this is translated from the coding sequence ATGGCTACCAGGGTCGGGCAAGCCGTCGGTCCGGTCGCGTTCGGTCCCTTGCCACGTCGCCGTGACCAGCCAGCTGGCAGCGGCGCACGCCTTGTGCTGCGAAACAATGTAGTGCCTCCAAAGAAAACATTGAAAGCAGCGTCACCGCCGACAACCAAAAACTCTGGCCGCTTTCCATTGTTCAGTAAGAGCGCTTCGTCATCGCCTCCTTTGGGACACTACGCTGGCCCGAAGTTCAGCGAGCCACCTTCCCCGGCCGCTTTGCCACGACCGCCAGTTCACTGGATGTCTTGTGGCGCCTTGCAAGCCGCCTCACCCGAGGTCTGCCTCGAAATGACCAACCAGCTGAAAACACTCCTCAAAGTGAATGCTTGA
- the Oseg6 gene encoding WD repeat-containing protein 19 produces MKAVFTLPEKTHGPGPVFFTWQKSSGNYLVTTGYDQTVNVYDRQGERKDQISLPGMCTGLGYDKDGDTLGIITDRSARLFLWDANTQQLAQVDTGLRDVLTLLLWAKTGPFLAIGTSKGNLLIYHHRSCRKVPILGKHAKRITYGAWSQQNMLALVGEDNVLTVSNQEGDTLCQTTLKSEATLVQFSCMKKDERSTTENTVSLVLNKKTLLLLDIYDPENPYVLAFQETYGKIIEYKWYGAGYILLGFTNGYFVTISTSPKDIGQEMMQVRCHKQSLSHIAICLAQNKVASCSDNIIKVYDLSDLQDVQSVVTVDDVRKIEWLDWSDDGQFLGAGGAGGSLHVFLTKLPTLGCSLGHRFAYLTSLTEVTVDSVTEPELHMTLRVDIEPSFIALGPFHLVVGMNNHAWFYALGDKSNVPLHDKEYLGTVKSMKLNGDYAAALFDSKLQLQLIEIENSDLEERESKLFPDSTHGNMKILCHTVTDDFLIYGTDTGFIEFFFLEDWTIINRYKHSSGIRQLHLDPSNTRLVALDDRSQGFVYNPVNDHVIDIANIPPAARGVFWDQHLDNRGCFVVSDDHNVHVYMYVSDTVVGALVEDVRKISIPSGQHPLLLHNGSLTCQTQSGKTAMLLVTGTEDKGKSTAAHQREALAECLKLRRFNNAWQVCEHLNSKKEWTEFGNSALFNLDLDLAIRIFRQIGDVGMVWSLRELCEIEDKNLLAAYLAMFKGDFGVAQELFLASSQPTAALQMRRDLLHWEQALQLAKRLAQQQIPFISREYAQQLELANDNANALTYYETGITNDPQYIDHDKACRAGLSRTSLRCGDIRKGVKVAKELNSRTLLRECAEILESMKQNQEAAPLYEQGNYYEKAANLYIKLKDWNKVGELLQYITSPKIYAQYAKAKEADGRFAEAAKAYEQAHDIENVVRIQLNNLNNLEEAVRLVKETRSMEGAKHVAKFFQKLGDSVSAIQFLVLSKCTDEAFHLAKSCKQMDAYAAAIGDNGSPDDFNSIAAYYEEERNNFDAGKFYLKAGQYKQAIKLLLKATTKDDDKPINLIVQAAAAAADDQTTRQVIEFLMGETDGVPKDFKHLFRLYMGLCQYKEAGKTAVVIAREEQNAGNYRNAHDVLLSMYQELRKQQIKVPAEMHHNLMLLHSYILVKVHLRHGGHMQAARLLERVANSISRFPSHTVPILTSAVVECQRAGLKNSAFTYASTLMRPEYRSQIDAKYRKKVEAIVRKPHREQEEAAHSPCPFCNFSLAEMELLCPQCTANLPFCLATGKHIVKDDFTQCPRCHFPAIYTQFCDLLALETNCPMCLEPVSADQLQLGQFEPQVHADTEE; encoded by the exons ATGAAAGCCGTCTTCACGCTTCCGGAGAAAACGCACGGTCCAGGGCCAGTGTTCTTCACGTGGCAAAAGTCGAGCGGCAATTATCTAGTGACGACTGGCTACGATCAGACAGTAAACGTGTACGATCGTCAGGGCGAGCGAAAGGATCAAATCAGCCTGCCTGGAATGTGCACGGGGCTGGGCTACGACAAAGACGGCGACACGCTGGGGATCATCACGGACCGATCGGCGCGGCTTTTCCTGTGGGACGCCAACACCCAGCAGTTAGCCCAGGTGGACACGGGCCTCAGGGATGTGTTGACATTGCTTCTGTGGGCCAAGACGGGGCCTTTTCTGGCTATTGGGACCTCAAAGGGGAACCTGCTTATTTATCATCATCGATCCTGCAGAAAGGTGCCTATTTTGGGCAAACATGCGAAGAGGATCACCTATGGTGCCTGGAGCCAACAAAACATGCTGGCATTGGTTGGCGAAGACAATGTACTGACGGTCAGCAACCAAGAAGGAGACACACTATGCCAAACGACACTCAAATCGGAAGCGACACTGGTGCAGTTCTCATGCATGAAAAAGGATGAAAGAAGCACGACCGAAAATACTGTCAGTCTGGTGTTAAACAAGAAGACCCTGCTGCTACTTGATATTTATGACCCGGAAAATCCCTACGTTCTTGCATTCCAGGAAACATATGGGAAGATAATAGAGTACAAATGGTATGGAGCAGGCTATATCCTTCTAGGATTTACAAATGGTTACTTTGTAACTATCTCAACAAGTCCTAAAGATATTGGCCAAGAGATGATGCAAGTTCGCTGTCACAAACAATCACTGTCGCACATTGCTATATGCCTGGCCCAGAACAAAGTGGCATCATGCAGCGACAATATTATCAAAGTGTATGACCTTTCAGATTTGCAAGATGTGCAGTCTGTTGTTACTGTCGATGATGTGCGGAAGATTGAATGGCTTGACTGGTCTGATGATGGCCAATTTCTGGGAGCAGGAGGTGCAGGGGGTAGTTTGCATGTCTTTCTCACAAAGCTCCCCACTTTGGGCTGCAGCCTTGGTCACCGGTTTGCTTATCTCACATCTCTCACTGAGGTAACTGTAGACAGTGTCACAGAGCCAGAACTTCACATGACACTTAGGGTGGATATAGAGCCAAGTTTCATTGCTTTAGGCCCATTTCACCTTGTTGTAGGCATGAACAATCATGCTTGGTTTTATGCATTGGGTGACAAGTCTAATGTTCCACTTCATGACAAAGAATACTTGGGGACTGTGAAAAGTATGAAGCTAAATGGAGACTATGCTGCAGCTTTATTTGATAGCAAACTGCAGCTGCAGCTCATAGAAATTGAAAACAGTGACCTGGAAGAACGAGAAAGCAAGCTGTTTCCAGACTCGACTCACGGCAATATGAAAATATTGTGCCACACAGTTACAGATGACTTTTTGATTTATGGCACGGACACCGGTTTtatagagtttttttttcttgaggacTGGACCATCATCAATAGGTACAAACACTCCAGTGGAATTCGACAGCTTCACCTCGACCCATCAAATACGCGGCTGGTGGCCCTGGATGACCGGTCACAAGGGTTTGTATACAACCCTGTGAATGATCATGTGATAGACATTGCAAACATACCTCCAGCTGCTAGGGGTGTTTTCTGGGACCAGCATTTGGACAACAGGGGTTGCTTTGTAGTGTCTGACGACCATAATGTCCATGTCTATATGTATGTTTCAGATACAGTGGTAGGTGCCCTTGTAGAGGATGTTCGTAAGATCAGCATCCCTTCAGGACAGCATCCACTACTACTGCATAATGGCAGCTTGACTTGTCAGACACAGAGTGGGAAAACAGCAATGCTACTAGTCACGGGAACAGAAGACAAGGGAAAGAGCACTGCTGCTCACCAACGAGAAGCACTTGCAGAATGCCTCAAATTGCGCAGGTTTAACAATGCCTGGCAAGTGTGTGAACATCTTAATTCGAAAAAAGAGTGGACTGAATTTGGGAACAGTGCCCTATTTAATTTAGACCTTGACTTGGCAATACGAATTTTCCGGCAAATCGGTGATGTTGGAATGGTGTGGTCACTGCGAGAGCTGTGTGAAATCGAGGACAAAAATCTTCTGGCAGCCTATCTAGCCATGTTCAAAGGAGACTTTGGGGTTGCACAAGAGCTCTTCCTGGCATCCAGCCAGCCAACAGCTGCATTACAAATGCGCCGTGACCTGCTGCACTGGGAACAGGCATTGCAGCTTGCAAAGCGCCTGGCTCAGCAACAGATACCTTTTATTTCAAGAGAGTATGCACAGCAGCTTGAGCTTGCCAATGACAATGCCAATGCATTAACCTACTATGAGACTGGCATAACAAATGATCCACAGTACATAGACCATGATAAAGCCTGTCGTGCAGGCTTATCACGCACATCGCTTCGATGTGGAGACATTCGAAAAGGAGTCAAAGTTGCCAAAGAGCTGAACAGTAGAACACTATTGCGGGAGTGTGCGGAAATTCTTGAAAGCATGAAGCAAAACCAAGAGGCAGCTCCGCTTTATGAACAGGGAAACTACTATGAGAAAGCCGCCAACCTTTACATAAAACTTAAAGATTGGAACAAGGTTGGTGAACTGCTCCAGTATATAACGTCACCCAAAATATATGCACAGTATGCTAAGGCTAAGGAAGCTGATGGACGGTTTGCAGAGGCAGCAAAAGCTTATGAGCAGGCACATGACATCGAAAATGTTGTTCGTATACAGTTGAATAACCTGAACAATCTGGAAGAGGCAGTACGGCTGGTTAAAGAGACAAGGTCAATGGAGGGTGCAAAACATGTGGCCAAGTTCTTTCAGAAGCTGGGAGACAGTGTATCTGCAATACAGTTTCTAGTGCTTTCAAAGTGCACAGATGAAGCTTTTCATCTAGCAAAAAGTTGCAAGCAGATGGATGCCTACGCTGCTGCCATTGGTGACAATGGGTCTCCTGATGACTTCAACAGTATTGCTGCTTACTATGAGGAAGAGCGCAATAACTTTGATGCTGGTAAGTTCTATCTTAAAGCTGGCCAGTACAAGCAAGCCATAAAGCTTCTTCTAAAGGCAACTACAAAAGATGACGATAAGCCAATCAACCTAATTGTTcaagctgcagcagcagctgctgatGACCAGACAACCAGACAAGTAATTGAGTTTCTAATGGGTGAAACTGATGGAGTGCCGAAAGACTTCAAGCACCTCTTCAGGCTGTACATGGGACTTTGTCAATACAAGGAAGCAGGCAAAACTGCTGTTGTCATTGCACGTGAAGAGCAGAATGCTGGAAACTATCGGAATGCGCATGATGTCCTACTGAGTATGTACCAGGAATTACGAAAGCAGCAGATCAAAGTTCCTGCTGAAATGCACCACAACCTGATGCTTCTTCATAGTTACATCCTGGTGAAGGTCCATCTTCGTCATGGCGGCCATATGCAGGCTGCTCGGCTGCTAGAGCGTGTGGCAAACAGCATCAGCCGTTTTCCATCACACACAGTTCCGATTCTGACTTCAGCTGTGGTAGAATGTCAGCGAGCTGGTCTCAAGAACTCGGCATTCACCTATGCCAGCACCCTGATGCGGCCCGAGTACCGTAGTCAGATCGACGCCAAGTATCGGAAGAAG GTGGAAGCCATAGTGCGCAAGCCCCACCGGGAGCAGGAAGAAGCAGCTCATTCGCCCTGCCCTTTCTGCAACTTCAGCCTGGCTGAAATGGAGTTGCTCTGCCCCCAGTGCACAGCTAACCTGCCATTCTGTCTGGCAACGGGCAAGCACATTGTGAAAGATGACTTCACACAATGTCCAAGGTGCCACTTCCCTGCCATATACACACAGTTCTGTGACCTGCTTGCATTGGAGACCAACTGCCCTATGTGCCTTGAGCCAGTGTCTGCCGACCAATTGCAGCTTGGACAGTTCGAGCCACAGGTACATGCAGACACAGAGGAGTAG